ttcttttatcactTGCGCGTGTGAGAGAACCCGACTGCAAATTTCTCAAACTTCTCCCAAACAATCAGAAAATAAAATCTGGCTTCAGAAGGACTGGCCTGGAATGATATTCTCCATTAATCCCATTATTTTCATTagaagattttttatttgtacaAAGCTAGACTGATggctttttaaataatgaaaaaaaaaagaaagaaaaaaaaagaagatgaagaccGCCATAGCAACGCACTGCTTGGATAAATCTAATTCTCATAAGTTTGGAACAAATAGCCATTTATACAGTAAAAGCAGATCCATCCATTCATTCCCCATAAACACAAATTAGAGAAAAATAGAGGAGGGGGGAACTACCCTTCCCAGTTCCCATCAAAACCTACTCTGCTACAACTCTACCCAAACCCAATCCTCTACATGCTGCAACCACCTCTATAATCTCCTTTGTGTCATCGTTCTCCCCTAGTTAGACCCAAGTGATTGTGTGTGAGAAATCAAATCTGAAGCCaatgagttttcttttctcacagaCAAGggaaaaataatacaaaaggAGAAAGTTACGGTACTTAGACGGTATTTGTTTAGTTATTCATCTAGACAAGTGGCAGATTTTTAGGAGGAGGACCTAAAGAACTATATATGAGTAATTGTATCTAAGTTTATGAGtaattgtatctaagttttgcccatAGGGTAAATATGTAACAGTGATTTAGAGgctgaaaaatgaaaatcgTTACGGAGCAGGTGCATCCAACAGTCATCATCTCAAATCAATTCTGGAACAGGAATACCCCACATTTTTGGGTGATCTTGGACCAAAATCAGTACAAACATGTTTATCTAAAGAAAGTACTCCCTCGTCCTAGGGGACAGGGAAACATCGTGCTACTATCATATTATTGTCACACATTAAAAGCAAAATTGACTGctcaattttaagtttttagctGTCCACCACATTTTCAAGATAGCCCACTGGACCAATAAACAGTGTCACCTCTCTCTGCCCGTAATATCCATTATTCATAGTCATTGATCAGAAGGTGACTTTTACTCAACAGGAACTTCATTTCCTgtaatttggttttaaaatgaaaattctaattACTAACCATTTAAACTGTACAAAAAATTGTACATTGAATTCTCAAGGCTAGTTTCACAAAGCTTCCCCACCCTCCCCCCCTCCCACTGACAGCACAATCACCAGTTGAATTAATTCACTTTTAGTAATCTACAATCTAGGAATCCATGATGACtacaaatttatgaaatttttatacACAACATCAATTCCATTACTACCCAGTGTAAGAGTGGCTGTGAATATGTCAACAAGGAGATGATTGAGCCTGGAGCTCCACCTGCCACCACCTGAGATCATTTGGTTTTCATCATTCTGAAGAGAAATTCATTTCTTCAATAGCAATCGATAGTTCTGATTCCATCACACTATCAGGGTTTGTCTCTTCGGTCTTATCCTTGATGCCATTCTCTTCCTTCCCTTCTGCTGCAGCTATACACTCCTGGAATCTGAAGCAACCAATGAGATGGTCATTTGTTAATCCTGCTACCTGCATGAATGAGTAGATGACAGTGGGGCTCACACACCGGAATCCCCGTCTCACCAGGTCTTTGCTTATCACATCCGCCTTTGGAGTTTTCGCCGGAACTTGGCGAGGATATCGGAATCTGCTAACTATAGGTTTGTGGTTCACAAAGCTCCAAATGTACTTGTCAAATGACCCAAACTCATCTATGACCTGGCATCAGCAAAACCTGCAAAAAGTTAGTTGCAATGATAATTATAGCAACCAAAGAATGACCAATTATGGCActtcagtaaaaaaaaaggttagtgGTTAGTAGTTAATGGCTGGAATTATCAAAGCAAATAAATGTCTTGGGTCTTGCCAACTAAGAAAGCTGGCACGTAGAAAACAAGGAATAATTAGGTGCATGAGTAActcttgaaataaaaaaatataataatgtcaGGCTGTTTAAATCATAATATATAGGCTTGTCTTATATGGGTCACACAAATTGCACACTGATCAGGACCACATTTCAACTACTTTGTTCACCTAACCAACATGATCAAATGCTCACTAAGCGCCCATTATTTGTCATTTGGTTGATCATAAGAAGATGAGAGATCATGAATGGTCCTTGACCTAAACACATATACTAGCCAATACCAGGTTTTCCGATTCTAAACAAGACTGCATAAACTAATCCCCTTGGAATACTAAACTGAGACACAATTTGAACAAACTTTTAGGCACTTGCTCCTCTTGGCATCTCCAAGTAGGCTTCTTTCTTCGATAATGCTTAGGAATTCCTAGAGACTGAGCAACTAGGTTGAATTCTATTTCTATCTTCTTGATAGCCATATATTTTGCAGCTGtcaattgtcaaaaaaaaaaattgtaattgtcCAATTTACTTTTGGTAAATACACTAGAGTGTATACATGTCACTTGAACTTTTTATTATGGTGCGTGCTAAGCATCTtgataatcaaaacaaacactCCTATGTGCATGCATCtttaaaatgcaaaaacaaaatgaGAATCTACCTTAGATATTTGACGTGCATTCTCAATGATAGAACGTAGCTTTAGTTCTGATAAAAGGGAGCTTGCAGTGCTTCCTGGTGctaccattttcttttcattcaattTTGAGACAGTGACTGGATCGAAGTCAGCAAATACTTCCCTGCAGAAAGAAGATTGTCAGAAAATAGGATACAGTGACACGCCCAAGAAGCGGGATGAAACCATGACTTCAAGGGACCAAGTTATCTTATAGCAAATAGTTTGGAGGTGGATAAGGTGATAGATGAAAATAAGATTGGAAATTCATAGGAGGAATACCTAAAGATATGCCTTTTGCTTAAAATGGTAGGCCATGGAAGTTCAGCCAAAGCACTAGAAAGAACAAGCAGCTCAAACAATTTCCTGTACAAGGTGAGGGGAGTTTTAAAAACCACAggtaaataaattatatatcaaAACAGGATTCCCGTCTCAATCAATATGGATTCAAGCAATGTTGAGATCCCATACCTGTCATTGTGAACTGGAACTCCCCATTCTTCATCATGGAAAGCAGCATAACATGGATCTGGTTTCAACAAACAAAACTGTCAGAATGTAAGATCTAAAAGAAACATAATCAAACTGATAGGCAACATActtatcaaaacaaacacaTAGACCTAGGCAACATAGAAGCACTGGCTTTCCAAATCAATCCATAGCCTGCTAGTGACTCGGTAACACATGTATCTCACTTCAAATACAACATACTGATGCATgctatttttttgctgaataaaaagGGTGAGAGGGAGCGTCCAACCATGTAGCTTCTCTATGTGCTAAGGAGTCAATGCCTGGGGTCCTAGACAGTAACATTTTGTTGGCACTCCCTCAGGTGAGGTTGAATCATAACCTGACTTCAGCTCCACCCAGAGCACCAGTAGTTTTAAGTTGTAGAAAGTAACAGTCTAAACCAGCATCACACCACCATCATCCCTAAAGGTTCAAACTCAAAACCTACCTCCACTAGGCCATTTCTCTGGGTGGTAATATAATCTTTTCTAGTTAAATGGGAAAAGAATGACAACTTATTGTGGATGTGGATGCACTTAGAGCTATATATCTCCAGTTTTTGCACCAAATAAGAGCAACACACTaaatgaagaaacaaagacTGACTACATAAACAAGCAACATGGTGTTTTAATTCACTCAAAGTAATCATAGTCGTAAAACACAAAATCCAAGGAAAAGCCAACAGCTGGTTTCTAAAGTAGTTCTTTCAATAGAACTGCCTCCAACATCAGAAAAACAGCATATTTATGCTCATTTCCCAACTTTTCATAATATAGTACCTCCTACATAGTTGTTACAAAATGCAAAAGACAAAGCCTTAAGGAAATTGATCCAATTTAATTAAAATGCAAGCAGGAAGTAAGAATAATTAGATGATTTGGGGCCGAATCACCTATTATTACATCACAAGCTTAAATTCTTAACAGACTAGGCTGGGAACATATTCCATAGACTAAAATCAAACAATCATGATGAGTTATCAGTTGCATCATAAAACTGTAGAAAGTAGGGGTTTTATGTTATAAGTACTCATTTAGCTAGGTTTTTGTAAGAACCTAGATATGAAACCATAGTAGACACTGGTCAATGAACAACTCGATTCTATGTCTAAATGTTGTCTGAACCAAATTCAACATGAACAGAGCGAAGTCATTTTAAGAAAGCCTTACATCTGACTACTTCAGTCAGCTAAATCTATTTCCCACTGAATTTTATCAAGGGCTATGTCCTCCATCGATCAAACTCCTAGGCTGAAAAAATGGCTTGGTTCAGTTTGTAGTTCTTTAGAATGACAGCTATAAACCTAGTCACTTCAATTCAATCATTGAGCAAAAGCAATCCAAATCCGTCTTTCCTAATGATAACATACTTTAACACAAATACTTCCTTGCATAAATAATcatttcaatgtaaaaattcCTAAACAAGCTATGAGCCTATGACACTACTAATATTAACTATCATAGCTCTATTCAACAAATCTCTAATATTCTTCATAAAATTAAcagtgaagaaaatattttttttgaataaacaCATGTAACAAAAAGGTACATATTTATTCCACAaaactttaattatttgtaGAAATCAATAAATTGCTCCaaaatcaagaagaaagaaCATACCAGTATTTGGTGTCACCCATGCACACCTCTTCTTGGTTTGCAGACCATCAGGTGGAGACTCCAAACCACTATCAGAAGCAACACTTCTTGGCTTTGAAGCATACGGCTTCCGCCTAGTACCCATACTATTCGACCGAGTCAACCTGCCAGTAGATGCCCGACTACGAAATGAATCCGTAGAGGCATCAGATGAACACGAAGCATTTAAAGACAAATTGGATTGCAACAACTGTTCATGTCGTCGAAGCACAGAAGGCACATTGACAGAATGCAACTGAGGAGAGGAAGTTGTAACTGTAGACAGTTTCCGGGCTTTCTTATCTTCAGCCAATGTAGCATCCTCGGTTGATTTCTCAACCTTTCTCAATGGCTTCGAACCAGGTTTTCGTGCACTCAATGACCCCGCCTTGTTCCCAGCCGGACCAAGCACCGGCCTAGCCTCTGAATCAGCCACATTCATAGACCTCACTCTTGGAGCTCCTGACATTGACAAAACCCCTTTGGTTTAATCTAAAGATCCCAACTTTTTGACCTCAAGATCACCCAAATTTCCCAATTGCACAACCTTGTGGGTTTCTTCAAATCCTCAAGATTACCAAACCATCCTTCAAAATCATCCAAAACCCACCAACAAAATCCACTGACACCCCCATTTTGAGGCTCAAATCACTTCAGAAACCCTAGGAACAAGTTctcatacaaaaattttcacttcCACTAGACACATCCATTGACTTTGCACCTCAAGCTCTAACCCCAGATCTCAACTTTTCACCctcaaatttcacaaattcacAGTAGGCTTAACTCAAAATGACTGAACTAAAGTACTAAAACCTCAAACCCATCCCAAACCCACAACCCTGaaaccaccaaaacccacatttttttttcctctgaaACCCAGATTTCAAATCAGCCCAAAACCCTAGAAAACACAAGACCCTCTTAGGATTTCACAAACAGAATCATGAACTTCATCAAAATCAGGGAAATGGGTTCAGCTTTTTGGACCAAAGCTAGGGTTTTTATACAAACATGGAGCTTTAAAAAAAGCTCTATAATGTATAAGAGCCTCGAGAGGCTAAGATTCCATTGCGCATTGTGGGGAAAACGAGAGCCTCGTTCGTTCTGAAACTGAGTCGTTTTTTTCAGGCGCTACTCACATTCACCTGGAAAAGAAAAAGCTGACACATTTTGGTGTGCACAGAGCAGGTCCCACTTTgtatcttcttctctctttttttcccgaGAAAATGGAAGGGAAAGTCGGAGAGAAAATGCGGGAAAGTGGGGTTTGAAGCAAGTTGCTTGCTTGAGAGAATTGGTGGGTTCGATCTATAACAGTGGAAATAGGAAAATTTCTGTgagtttttagagagagagagagagagagagttaaaagAGCGAACGAGTGtcagacagagagagagagagagagagagagagagagagagagtgtgtgtgtgtgtaaggaTTGGGATGGCTTTGTTTATTGGAGGGCCACCGGGAGAGCTGGTATTGAAAGCAGTGTTTTACCGGCTATGTCAGGTACGTTTTGAACTtggaatttattttcttttcttttctttaggtTTAATTATTAATGTTATCTTTCTAATTAGATAACAAAAAGACTTTATCAATTAACGAGTGAGTTGCCTTGTCTCTGAATATGACATAAAACATCAAAAAATTCCTATCAAGAAACTTAGGGGTTGTTTGTTAGtgtattttaaacaataatttttagtgtttaaacaatattacacgtaggTGGCATTTGGTACAgtgtaatgttttaggattctcagaaatgtttaaagattcccatgtttggttgcaaattacgctagggaatcagatgtcaggggaatccttaaatccctctcagtaggaatgtggattccctttaaaacaggtgggaatccagattcccaaacttaaaagaaattgtattttttataaattgacaattttaaccatatttccttatcatttaagcaattaagataaactataaaacaaattatcaatatcttctctcttgtctttatcttttcccgccaaaacaatataaacaggataaataattctgctaatagttatttttgtattattcttgttattttgaaatgttagatcacagttttaatgaatgtgttgctaattgatagtttatataatattttttatctatctatttagagtaagatatttttttaaaggactaattaatagtttatatatattttttcattatttatttaaaggaagatttttttttttttaatgggcttggtacttcacattcaaatctaaggacaaaatgggaaaaacaaataattcatttaagattcctaggaatacaccaaacattatcatctcacattcctaggaatctcccaataaaaccaaacataggaatagctacattcctaggaatgtgattcttaggaatcacattcctgggaatctagatgccaggagtaatgtggattctccgtaccaaacgccacagtattttcacatatttttttacccacacgtattttcaaaaaatacaaacaatgttactagaacaacattaccaaacaggcccttagcATCTTCAACCAACTAACCATAAGCAACAAAAGAAACTAGTTCAAAATTTAGAGCATTGATAATACATTCTGAATCACCCTCTAAAAATATGGAAGAAGCACCAATGTTGAGAGCAAAGTGAAGGGCTTGGACAACTGCAACAGCTTCCACAACTACCACCAAGTTTGGGAGATGGATTTTTTCTGCCATGGAGGTTACGACCAATCCTTTTGCATTTTAGCTACTCATTTTATTAGCTAAGAGTCTTATAAGTTGCAATCATGATTCTAAAAAACAAGAATGgtcaaagaaccaaaaaaaaatgttcggTTTCTCATTTTTACTGGTTGAATCGATGGTAAATGTTGAACTACTAGTTTCTACGGTTTTTACCGAACATGTTAAGGGTTTAGCTCTCATTTGAACTGGTCGGTccaattcaatttttaaaaccatacttGTAATTCAACTAGTATCTCATGGTGTGTCTAACAAAGATTTGCGGGTTTAAATCCCCCCTCCatcaactattaaattatttataataataaataaataaataacccacTAGTCACTTATCactaattttgtaattatttaattaagtcAACTTCATTTTTTTGTCTCCTCTAAAAATTCTTAttgaaacaaatagagcatATTTGATTAAATCATTGATAATTGAGGGATTAAATCGTACTTTACTCAATAATTTTaagattaaattaataatttatcatttttcccCATTTTTTCTTGAGCGtttgacttttattttataattgtttcgAAGATTTAATAGGATGTGTTACCAAATAAACTAACAAAGTACAATGAATCTCACATAGGGATTAAGTCATGGTTTAGTACTTACCTTATTATTTTGATAAGCCCTTAACAAAGAGTAAGGTGCAATGGGTGATGATTGAATGAAAGATATATGGAACCAACCACACGAGGAAAAGATTATAGCATAAACTAGATAAGATCCCGACAGATGAACCACTTGTTATTGTACCAAAAGACATGAAAATAACCACCTTGTTAGTAGCTTGGGTAGACTTGGGGGGACTTGACCAGACACAGTTTAAAGGTTAAGTCATAAAATCGGATTTCTTTAGTTTTCTAGGCAATATGTAGTCCATCAGTTGTGAAAGTGCTTACTATGTTATAGTGGatgaaaatgattttaaaaaggATATTAATCATTCTTTTTGGCATAAATCCTACCCTTTAGATCAGGCTTTTTGATTGCAGGAAATGGGCTCATTTGGTTGGCCAAATGACATTCCTCGAAGTACATGTTCAATCTcattaagaaaaatgttaaatgtaCTACAAGTTTTAGTATATCAAGTTTATAAACTAACGTGACAATGAATATGATTGATAGATTTTAAACATCTCATAACTGAAATTTGCATTATCTCTATTCATTAAACGTGACTGAAAGTGAGTGAGGCACAATAAATACTAATGATAGGTTGGTTTGTCAATGTCCCAACGTTTCTCCTTTAAAAAATTAGtcaaacaaaaagataaatacTTTAGTCGATAGAATGCACTTACCATATTGGTACGTCATTGCAAGGATTTTATCCAGTTGTTTGATATGTGTAGAAGAGGAAGGATTACACGTATACCTATCCTAATAGTAAGTGTTTGAATGAAGGAAGATGGGGAGAGAGAGGAGGAGAAAAGGAAGGTGAGTAGGTGACCAAAATGTTAGTATaataattttagtatatttcaGCAAGTTTTCTCTCTAATCTCCTCTTCTTATCTTCTATCTCCCTCCTTCCAAGGATACCCCCAGTGTTCAAAGAATTGACGATACCCCAAGTTTTACAAAGTGAGATATTATGATTTATGCATCCTGtttgaatagaaaaaaaaaaaatattgtagccATTTTCCATTAATGACAGACAGTATGATAATCTAGTACTTAA
This genomic stretch from Castanea sativa cultivar Marrone di Chiusa Pesio chromosome 1, ASM4071231v1 harbors:
- the LOC142622275 gene encoding uncharacterized protein LOC142622275, producing the protein MSGAPRVRSMNVADSEARPVLGPAGNKAGSLSARKPGSKPLRKVEKSTEDATLAEDKKARKLSTVTTSSPQLHSVNVPSVLRRHEQLLQSNLSLNASCSSDASTDSFRSRASTGRLTRSNSMGTRRKPYASKPRSVASDSGLESPPDGLQTKKRCAWVTPNTDPCYAAFHDEEWGVPVHNDRKLFELLVLSSALAELPWPTILSKRHIFREVFADFDPVTVSKLNEKKMVAPGSTASSLLSELKLRSIIENARQISKVIDEFGSFDKYIWSFVNHKPIVSRFRYPRQVPAKTPKADVISKDLVRRGFRCVSPTVIYSFMQVAGLTNDHLIGCFRFQECIAAAEGKEENGIKDKTEETNPDSVMESELSIAIEEMNFSSE